Below is a genomic region from Equus quagga isolate Etosha38 chromosome 17, UCLA_HA_Equagga_1.0, whole genome shotgun sequence.
tggcgagcatcttttcatgtgtctattggccatccgtatgtcttctttggagaaatgtctgttcctgtcccctgcccaatttttgatcgggttgtttgattttttgttgttgagctgtgtgagttctttatatattatggagattaaccctttgtcggataaataacttgtaaataattttcccaactagtgggtttttttttgtttcaatcctgttttcatttgccttgaagaagctctttagtctgatgaagtcccatttgtttattctttctattgtttccctcgtctgaggagttatggtgtccgaaaagatccttttgatactgatgtcaaagagtgtactgcctatattctcttctagaagacttattgtttcaggtctaatctttaggtcttaatgaaatatttttaaaaataaaaataatgtgatgtataaattttaaaatcaatacagTATTCACCCCTGCTTTGCATGAGTCACCTTCCTGGCTGGCTCTGTTCCCACCCCTGCACACCTTGGTCAGGGACAGAGAGAGCCAAAGAGGACCCTCATTGTGCAGTGCAGGCCTCAGTGTGGAGATGAAGCCTGCAGTGCGTCAGGAACCTGATCACGCCCCAACCAGCAGAATCTCAGTGCCTGAGGATGTCAGAGAGAGTCCTGGGGGGGGATGGGGTGATAAGGGGCAAAGTCACTTTTCCAGAGAGACAATCAAGCTTGGGCTCATTATGGGAAGGAACACAAGCTTTTCAGATTCTCCAATCCCTCACCTGGGAGATCTTAATgaatatgtgtgagtgtgtgtgtctgtgcatgggCGCGCACACTCATATGTGATCTACGAGGGTCTCTAAAGCCTCCCTTTtaatcagataagaaaaaaagaacctgtGTTTGCAGAtactttattgaaatgaaaatgcaaatgagGTTTCAACAATTGTCTTGCAGTAGTAGATCACAAgcaaaaaaggaagtaaaattgtGGTTTATAGCAGTTGACAGTTGGTTTCTGATCATTCTCTATAGTCCTCTCAGCCAAAGGTCTTGTGGAAAGTCAAAAGAGAGCACAATATAAGCTATTGTACATTGTTTCCTGGAAAAAAACACGGAGACGTCACTTAGATTTTCAATTCTCTCTTACAAAGTAAAATTCTGTAAAGCAACATTCCTTCTTATTGTTTTCCTGGGTTTGTTCACACACATCTGAAATCTAAGAAAGTTAGTGCTGGGAGTGTCACTAACTATGAAGAAGGGGATCTTTTTGCTGATCACTCCCAGAAATTAGTGGCTTCTTGAGAATCAGAGGTTTTTCACTTTGAtagaaaattgtgtgtgtgtgcgtgtgtgcctatgtgtgtgtgcatatatgtgtactGGGGAGCTGAGAGTTGTGTAAGAGTTTTCCTGAGCgatattttacctcttttgtcttttctgtcttttgtcttttccctttatcattcACTAAAGATCCCACAAAGTCAAGAGGAGAATCATCACTGGGGCCCTCATGTCTTTCTTGATGTCCAACTCATCAGACTCGCCAATAATGAAATTCGCTGAGATAAAATAAGGCATGTTCTCATTGATTTGGCATAATTAGTGACAAACTAGGAGCCTGCTTGTCCCTGTCCAGTGGTTTAGCAGTGCataagaataaaactgaaattacCATCATCTTTCCAAAATTGCTCAGAGTTTCATTTGACTGGATGAGAAAACATTGTTTAAATTGTGCTGCGGCCTCCCTAGCGGCATCATCCGATATGAACTCTTGAAAAGCTTCTACATATTCAGTCGTGGACAGTTCAGGATCAAGCGTCTTTTCAACCACATCCTCAAGAAGTTGGCAGCCAG
It encodes:
- the LOC124228945 gene encoding mammaglobin-B-like produces the protein MKLVTVLMLVALPLYCYAGSGCQLLEDVVEKTLDPELSTTEYVEAFQEFISDDAAREAAAQFKQCFLIQSNETLSNFGKMMETMYNSLYCALF